A stretch of DNA from Desulfosarcina ovata subsp. ovata:
ACAACTCGTAGAAGTGCTCATGACAACGTACACAGGTGCGCGAGCCGGCATACTTCAAAAGTTTTTCCTCAGCCAAACAAGATATGCTGCCTATGATACTGAGCAGTAAGAAAACAGTTGCGATACGAACGTTCATGAAAAGCATTGCTGGATAAATCTCCTGCCGATGACACTAAAACTTCAATGCCACGGAAAACATCACCGTGTCGCCTTCAAAACGGTGCTCGGTGTCTAAATCATGGAGCCATTTTGCGATCAAGCTGATGTCACGGCTCCATGCTTGGGCCGTGTATTTGATAACCGGGCCGATTCCGTATGCTTCTCCCCGGTTGCCGTCAAGCGGTTTTGCGCCGATCATGGGCAACACGGTGTTTGCATAATCGAGCAGCGGCCCGCTGTCATCGGTCGTCTGTCTGTAACAATAACCGTCAAGACCAACGGCAAACCGGGATGAAAAGTGCTGGGCGATATGCACATCCAGATGCAGCTCGTCTCCGGACCGATAGTCGGTGTCAGGATTTTCAGTATTGACCATGTATCCAAGTGTATACGATAGTTCATGTCCCCGCTTCGGATCAAGAAAGGTCGAGGCCAGCATGAAATCAAAGGTCCAGTAATTACGCCCCAAATTGATCAGACGGGTCTCGTCATAAGCGCCGGTCGGCGCAAAAAGCGTCATCCCGGCGCTGAAATGAAAATTCCCCGTGGTCCAGTTGTTGAAAGCCGTGACATTGATGTCTGCCAGACCGGTTTTGCTTCCGTCCTTACTCATCTGCCGTAACGCCAGATCGGCAGACAGGCTGGCATCGAGGACAACCGGAACCGATAGCGCCGCGCCGAACCGGCCGCCCAAAAGCCCCCCCGCTGCCAGATAGATCCCTTTGATGGTATTGACCCAGACATCCTGCTCGGCCGCGGCATACACCGTATCACCGATGATAACTGCATTGATGTCGCTGCTGGCAAAGGACAGGTCATTTCGCATGTACCATCCTGGGGCACCCAGCAGGGCCATGGCAAAGTCCCCCCTGGATCCGCACATGTAGTGGCTGCCGCCGCCTTCAGTTGCCAACCCTGCGGTTGAGCATGAAACGAGGAAAATGATGCCGAGGCCTAAATAACGATAAATATTCACTTTGTGTATCCTTCCGGATAGTAAAATCATAACGGAAACAAAAATTTGACAG
This window harbors:
- a CDS encoding transporter; the encoded protein is MNIYRYLGLGIIFLVSCSTAGLATEGGGSHYMCGSRGDFAMALLGAPGWYMRNDLSFASSDINAVIIGDTVYAAAEQDVWVNTIKGIYLAAGGLLGGRFGAALSVPVVLDASLSADLALRQMSKDGSKTGLADINVTAFNNWTTGNFHFSAGMTLFAPTGAYDETRLINLGRNYWTFDFMLASTFLDPKRGHELSYTLGYMVNTENPDTDYRSGDELHLDVHIAQHFSSRFAVGLDGYCYRQTTDDSGPLLDYANTVLPMIGAKPLDGNRGEAYGIGPVIKYTAQAWSRDISLIAKWLHDLDTEHRFEGDTVMFSVALKF